The following proteins are co-located in the Theropithecus gelada isolate Dixy chromosome 19, Tgel_1.0, whole genome shotgun sequence genome:
- the EML2 gene encoding echinoderm microtubule-associated protein-like 2 isoform X8, with the protein MVTIATGQVAGTTKEGKPLPPHVRIWDSVSLSTLHVLGLGVFDRAVCCVGFSKSNGGNLLCAVDESNDHMLSVWDWAKETKVVDVKCSNEAVLVATFHPTDPTVLITCGKSHIYFWTLEGGSLSKRQGLFEKHEKPKYVLCVTFLEGGDVVTGDSGGNLYVWGKGGNRITQAVLGAHDGGVFGLCALRDGTLVSGGGRDRRVVLWGSDYSKLQEVEVPEDFGPVRTVAEGHRDTLYVGTTRNSILHGSVHTGFSLLVQGHVEELWGLATHPSQAQFVTCGQDKLVHLWSSESHQPLWSRIIEDPARSAGFHPSGSVLAVGTVTGRWLLLDTETHDLVAIHTDGNEQISVVKFSPDGAYLAVGSHDNLVYVYTVDQGGRKVSRLGKCSGHSSFITHLDWAQDSSCFVTNSGDYEILYWDPATCKQITSADAVRDMEWATATCVLGFGVFGIWSEGADGTDINAVARSHDGKLLASADDFGKVHLFSYPCCQPRALSHKYGGHSSHVTNVAFLWDDSMALTTGGKDTSVLQWRVV; encoded by the exons AATGGGGGCAACCTGCTGTGCGCAGTGGATGAATCCAATGATCACATGCTCTCGGTGTGGGACTGGGCCAAGGAGACCAAGGTGGTGGATGTTAAG tgCTCCAACGAGGCTGTATTGGTGGCCACCTTCCACCCCACGGACCCCACTGTGCTTATCACCTGCGGGAAATCTCACATCTACTTCTGGACCTTGGAGGGGGGCAGCTTGAGCAAGCGGCAAGGCCTCTTTGAG AAACATGAGAAACCGAAGTATGTGCTGTGTGTGACCTTTTTGGAAGGTGGCGACGTGGTCACGGGGGACTCTGGGGGGAACCTCTATGTTTGGGGCAAAG GTGGGAACCGTATCACACAGGCGGTGCTGGGCGCCCATGACGGTGGCGTGTTTGGGCTCTGCGCCCTGCGGGACGGGACGCTGGTGTCCGGAGGGGGCCGTGATCGGCGGGTGGTCCTCTGGGGTTCTGACTACAGCAAGCTGCAGGAAGTGGAG GTCCCTGAGGACTTTGGCCCTGTACGCACTGTGGCAGAGGGCCACAGAGACACACTGTACGTGGGGACCACCCGCAATTCCATCCTGCACGGCTCCGTGCACACGGGCTTCTCGCTGCTGGTCCAG GGCCATGTGGAAGAGCTGTGGGGCCTGGCCACACACCCCAGTCAGGCCCAGTTTGTGACCTGCGGGCAGGATAAGCTGGTGCATCTGTGGAGCTCAGAGTCCCACCAGCCCCTGTGGAGCAGGATCATTGAG GACCCTGCCCGCTCAGCCGGCTTCCACCCCAGTGGCTCTGTCCTGGCTGTGGGTACAGTGACTGGCAG ATGGCTGCTGCTGGACACGGAGACCCATGACCTGGTGGCTATCCACACAGACGGCAATGAACAGATCTCAGTGGTCAAATTCTCCCCAG acGGGGCGTACCTGGCCGTGGGCTCCCACGACAACTTGGTGTACGTGTACACGGTGGACCAGGGCGGCCGCAAGGTCAGCCGCCTGGGCAAGTGCTCG GGCCATTCCAGTTTTATCACCCACCTGGATTGGGCCCAGGACAGCAGCTGCTTTGTCACCAACTCCGGGGACTATGAGATTCTGTACT GGGACCCGGCTACCTGTAAGCAGATCACCAGTGCAGATGCTGTGAGGGACATGGAATGGGCCACAGCTACTTGTGTCCTGGGGTTTGGGGTGTTTG GGATCTGGTCCGAGGGGGCGGATGGCACTGATATCAATGCTGTGGCCCGCTCCCATGATGGGAAGTTGCTGGCTTCAGCTGATGACTTTGGCAAAGTTCACCTGTTTAGTTACCCGTGCTGTCAGCCTCGA GCCCTCAGCCACAAGTACGGTGGACACAGCAGCCACGTGACAAATGTGGCCTTCTTGTGGGATGACAGCATGGCCCTGACCACGGGGGGCAAGGACACCAGTGTGCTACAGTGGCGGGTGGTCTGA